One part of the Leclercia sp. LSNIH1 genome encodes these proteins:
- the dnaA gene encoding chromosomal replication initiator protein DnaA — translation MSLSLWQQCLARLQDELPATEFSMWIRPLQAELSDNTLALYAPNRFVLDWVRDKYLNNINGLLNEFCGADAPQLRFEVGTKPVTQTLKETVNVAAAPAQTAQVQMPRVAPAPRAGWDNVPAPAEPTYRSNVNVKHTFDNFVEGKSNQLARAAARQVADNPGGAYNPLFLYGGTGLGKTHLLHAVGNGIMARKPNAKVVYMHSERFVQDMVKALQNNAIEEFKRYYRSVDALLIDDIQFFANKERSQEEFFHTFNALLEGNQQIILTSDRYPKEINGVEDRLKSRFGWGLTVAIEPPELETRVAILMKKADENDIRLPGEVAFFIAKRLRSNVRELEGALNRVIANANFTGRAITIDFVREALRDLLALQEKLVTIDNIQKTVAEYYKIKVADLLSKRRSRSVARPRQMAMALAKELTNHSLPEIGDAFGGRDHTTVLHACRKIEQLREESHDIKEDFSNLIRTLSS, via the coding sequence GTGTCACTTTCGCTTTGGCAGCAGTGTCTTGCCCGATTGCAGGATGAGTTACCAGCCACAGAATTCAGTATGTGGATCCGCCCGTTGCAGGCGGAACTGAGCGATAACACGCTGGCTTTGTATGCGCCAAACCGTTTTGTGCTCGATTGGGTCAGGGACAAATACCTCAATAACATCAACGGACTGCTAAACGAATTTTGCGGTGCCGATGCCCCACAGCTGCGTTTTGAAGTGGGCACTAAACCGGTCACCCAAACCCTCAAAGAGACCGTTAACGTCGCCGCTGCGCCCGCGCAGACCGCGCAGGTTCAGATGCCGCGCGTCGCGCCTGCGCCGCGTGCGGGCTGGGATAACGTCCCGGCACCGGCAGAGCCAACCTACCGCTCTAACGTTAACGTCAAACACACCTTTGATAACTTCGTCGAAGGTAAATCGAACCAGCTGGCCCGCGCGGCGGCGCGCCAGGTGGCGGATAACCCGGGCGGCGCCTATAACCCGCTGTTCCTTTATGGCGGTACCGGTCTGGGTAAAACGCACCTGCTGCATGCGGTAGGCAATGGCATTATGGCGCGTAAGCCCAATGCCAAAGTGGTGTATATGCACTCCGAGCGCTTCGTTCAGGATATGGTAAAAGCCCTGCAAAACAATGCGATCGAAGAGTTTAAACGCTATTACCGTTCCGTTGATGCGCTGCTGATCGATGACATCCAGTTCTTTGCCAATAAAGAACGATCCCAGGAAGAGTTTTTCCACACCTTCAATGCGCTGCTGGAAGGCAATCAGCAGATCATTTTGACCTCGGATCGCTATCCAAAAGAGATCAACGGGGTTGAAGATCGTCTGAAATCGCGCTTCGGCTGGGGCCTGACCGTGGCGATCGAGCCACCGGAGCTGGAAACCCGCGTGGCGATCCTGATGAAAAAGGCCGACGAGAACGACATTCGTCTGCCGGGTGAGGTGGCGTTCTTTATCGCCAAGCGTCTGCGTTCCAACGTTCGTGAGCTTGAGGGCGCACTGAACCGCGTTATTGCTAACGCCAACTTTACCGGACGGGCGATCACCATCGATTTCGTGCGTGAGGCGCTGCGCGATCTGCTGGCGCTGCAGGAAAAACTGGTCACCATCGACAATATTCAGAAGACGGTGGCGGAGTACTACAAAATTAAAGTGGCAGATTTGCTGTCTAAACGTCGTTCCCGCTCGGTGGCGAGACCGCGTCAGATGGCGATGGCGCTGGCAAAGGAATTAACCAACCACAGTCTGCCGGAGATCGGCGATGCGTTTGGTGGCCGTGACCATACCACCGTGCTGCACGCCTGCCGTAAGATCGAGCAGCTGCGTGAAGAAAGCCACGACATAAAAGAAGACTTCTCCAATTTAATCAGAACATTATCATCGTGA
- the dnaN gene encoding DNA polymerase III subunit beta — MKFTVEREHLLKPLQQVSGPLGGRPTLPILGNLLLQVADGTLSLTGTDLEMEMVARVTLSQPHEAGATTVPARKFFDICRGLPEGAEIAVQLEGDRMLVRSGRSRFSLSTLPAADFPNLDDWQSEVEFTLPQATMKRLIEATQFSMAHQDVRYYLNGMLFETEGEELRTVATDGHRLAVCSMPVGVTLPNHSVIVPRKGVIELMRMLDGGETPLRVQIGSNNIRAHVGDFIFTSKLVDGRFPDYRRVLPKNPDKTLEAGCDILKQAFARAAILSNEKFRGVRLYVSENQLKITANNPEQEEAEEILDVTYAAGTEMEIGFNVSYVLDVLNALKCENVRILLTDSVSSVQIEDAASQSAAYVVMPMRL, encoded by the coding sequence ATGAAATTTACCGTTGAACGTGAACATTTATTAAAACCGCTGCAACAGGTGAGTGGCCCATTAGGCGGCCGCCCGACGCTGCCTATTCTTGGTAACCTGCTGCTGCAGGTGGCAGACGGCACGCTGTCGCTGACCGGGACCGATCTCGAGATGGAAATGGTCGCACGTGTGACGCTTTCTCAGCCTCACGAAGCGGGCGCAACCACCGTTCCGGCGCGTAAGTTCTTTGATATCTGCCGCGGACTGCCTGAAGGGGCAGAGATTGCCGTGCAGCTGGAAGGCGACCGTATGCTGGTGCGCTCTGGCCGCAGCCGTTTTTCGCTCTCTACGCTGCCTGCTGCTGACTTCCCGAACCTGGACGACTGGCAGAGTGAAGTCGAATTCACCCTGCCACAGGCCACCATGAAACGCCTGATTGAAGCTACCCAGTTCTCTATGGCGCATCAGGACGTTCGCTACTACTTAAACGGTATGCTGTTCGAAACCGAAGGGGAAGAGCTGCGTACCGTTGCCACCGACGGTCACCGCCTGGCGGTCTGCTCCATGCCGGTTGGCGTGACGCTGCCGAACCATTCGGTGATCGTACCGCGTAAAGGCGTGATTGAACTGATGCGTATGCTCGACGGCGGTGAAACCCCGCTGCGCGTGCAGATTGGCAGCAACAATATCCGCGCTCACGTGGGCGACTTCATCTTTACCTCCAAGCTGGTAGATGGCCGTTTCCCGGACTATCGCCGCGTATTGCCGAAGAACCCGGACAAAACGCTGGAAGCGGGCTGCGATATCCTCAAGCAGGCCTTTGCCCGCGCGGCAATCCTCTCCAACGAGAAGTTCCGCGGCGTGCGTCTGTATGTGAGCGAAAACCAGCTGAAGATCACGGCCAACAACCCGGAACAGGAAGAGGCCGAAGAGATTCTGGATGTCACCTATGCCGCAGGCACCGAGATGGAAATCGGCTTTAACGTCAGTTACGTGCTGGATGTGCTGAACGCGCTGAAGTGCGAGAACGTGCGTATTCTGCTGACCGACTCCGTGTCGAGCGTACAAATTGAAGATGCTGCCAGCCAGAGTGCGGCTTATGTTGTCATGCCAATGAGACTGTAA